AATATTGGCTCTCATGTCCAATATATTTCTGAATACAACTTGTTTTCTGATAGTAAGTCTGAGGACATTTATCGTCGTCCACTTAAAATAGACTCTCCCTACTTAGGACTAAAAACTTTTGAAATTCAAGACAAAGACAAATTTTTTGGTCGGGAGAAGTGGATCGCTGAGATTAGCGATCGCTTAAAACAAGATGATGTAATCTTACTTTTGGGAGCAGCATCCAGTGGCAAATCATCATTGATTCTAGCAGGTGTAATTCCTTATTTAGTATTTCGTCATGATTCCTTAATTAGCATAACGTTTCAACCAAATAAAAATCCTTTCAAATCTCTTTATGATAGTCTCAATTTCAACTCTGAAAAACAATCAGAAATAGCGGATAGCAGTCGAGAAATCAGAGAAGATACTCTAATTGAAATTGTCAGATTTATCAAACAAGATTATCAGTACGTTCTAATTTTTATTGACCAATTTGAAGAACTGTTTACAGAAACTCAAAAACCGGAACGTGACAAATTTGTTGCTAGTCTCTTGCAACTGATCCGGCAGCAGGATAGCTCTGTCAAAATTATTTTAACGATGCGATCTAATTTTTTGGATAGATTTAGTGAGTATCCGCAACTTGCGAAGCTCCACGACCGCTATAGTTGTATTCTCACTAGAATGAGCGATGATGAATTAAAGTTAGCGATCGCTAAACCTGCTGCTAAAAATGGCGTTACCTTTGAACCAGGACTAATTAAGCAAATTATTCATGATTTTCACCAAGAAGATGATTCTTTACCACTTCTGGAATATGCTCTGGATTTACTGTGGAAAAGCGAAAATCTTCAAAACCGGGTTCTGAAAATAAAGACTTATAAAGAAATAAAAGAGCAAATATTTGGTTATTTAAACAAACAAACTAATCAATTGATTCATCCTAGTGTTGGATGCTACGATACCCATTTGAGAGAAAAGGAACAAGAAATTCAAAAGTTAAACCTTGCACTGACTGAATTAAAACTGCGCGAACAATCCGCCAGGGTTTTAAATTTACTTCCCGTTCAACCGCTAGAGGGTTTGGTGCTGGCAATTCAAACAATGGGTGAGAATTTAGAGAAATACCCAAACCAGGTTCTAGCTCATGTTTTGGGAAGCTTAAAGGAAGCAACGAACACGCCCACAGAAGCAAATAGCTTGCGCGGACACGAGCAAGAGGTTAATTGTCTAGCCTTTAGTCCTGATGGCAAGTTTATTGCCAGTGGCAGTACCGATTCTACGATATGCTTGTGGAATATTATTGGCAATCCCACTGCTCAATTTTTGTTGGGACACGAGCAAGAGGTTAATTGTCTAGCCTTTAGTCCTGATGCCAGGTTTATTGTTAGTGGCAGTATTGACGGAATTTTGTGTTTATGGGATCTACAAGGTAATCTCATTACTCAACCGTGGCAGGGACATGAGGAAGGAGTGATTTCCGTCGCCTTTAACCCCAATGGCAATTGCATTATTAGTATTGGTTTTGACGGAACGGTGTGTTTATGGAATTTACAAGGTAACGCCATTACTCAACCTTGGTGCGGACACAAGGAAGGAGTTATTTCCGTTACCTTTAGTCCAAATGGCGATGGTATTATCAGTGTTGGTTTTGACGGGACGGTGTGTTTGTGGGATCTAGAAGGTAACGCCATTACTCAACCCTGGCACAGACATGAGGCAAAAATTATTTGCGTCGCCTTTAGCCCTGATGGCAAGTTTATTGTCAGTGGCAGTAGTGATTCTACAGTGCGGTTGTGGGACATCCAAGGTAATCCCATCGGTCAACCTTGGCGCGGGCATGAAGGACGTGTAAATTCTGTAACGTTTAGCCCTGATGGTAAGTTTATTGTTAGCGGTAGCTGCGATCGCACAATACGTTTGTGGGATATTGATGGCAACCCCATAACTCAACCTTGGCGCGGACATGAAGGACAGGTTAATTCCCTAGCATTTAGTCCCGATGGCAAGCTGATTATCAGTGGTGGCGATAAAACTGTGCGTTTGTGGGAGCTAGATCAAATACTACAAGAACGGGTCATCGGGCGATCGCAGCGCAAATATGAGAATTGGGTCAATTCTGTCGCCTTTAGCCCAGATGGCAACTGGATTATTAGTGCCAGCAATGATTCGACAGTCCGCTTGTGGGATATGGAAGGTAACTCCGTCGGTCAACCTTGGCGCGGGCATGAAAAAGAAGTCAATTCTGTCGCCTTTAGCCCGGATGGGAAGTGGATTGTCAGTGCCAGCAATGATTCAACAGTCCGCTTGTGGGATATGGAAGGTAACTCCATCGGTCAACCTTGGCGTGGGCATGAAAAAGAAGTCAATTCTGTCGCCTTTAGCCCAGATGGCAACTGGATTATTAGTGCCAGCAATGATTCAACAGTCCGCTTGTGGGATATGGAAGGTAACTCCATCGGTCAACCTTGGCGCGGGCATGAAAAAGAAGTCAATTCTGTCGCCTTTAGCCCTAATGGTAAGTGGATTGTCAGTGCTAGCAATGATTCAACAGTCCGCTTGTGGGATATGGAAGGTAACTCCATCGGTCAACCTTGGCGCGGACATGAAAAAGAAGTCAATTGTGTCGCCTTTAGTCCGGATGGTAAATTGATTGTCAGTGCCAGCAATGATTCAACAGTCCGCTTGTGGGATATGGAAGGTAACTCCATCGGTCAACCTTGGCGCGGACATGAAAAAGAAGTGAATTCTGTAGCGTTTAGCCCTGATGGTAAGTGGATTGTCAGCGCTAGCAATGATTCGACAGTCCGCTTGTGGGATATGGAAGGTAACTCCATCGGTCAACCTTGGTACGGGCATGAGTATTGGGTAAATTCCGTAGCCTTTAGCGTCGATGGTAAACTGATTGCCAGTGGTAGCCTTGATGGAACAGTGCGTTTGTGGCGCTGTGGCTGGCAAGAGTGGTTGCAAGTTTGCTGCAACAGATTACGTTACCATCCCGTCTTTTATAATCCTGAAAGTGGTAGTGATGTAGAAATTGCCTACCAAACTTGTCAAAAATATGTATGGAATCCACAATGCTCTAAACAGTTGAACAACCAAGGTGCAGCAAAGCTAAAAGAGAAAGCTTATTCAGCAGCTTTAAAAGACTTCAACCAAGCAATTCAACTTAATTCGGAATATACTGCTGCCTATTATAACCGGGGGCTTACCTACACCTACTTAAAAATTTATCAGGCAGCAATAGAGGATTTTGATAAAGTAGTTGCCGCAGTCCCAGCCTACGCTGATGCGTATTACACTAAAGGGATTTGCTACGCCCAGCTAGGTAAAAACCAGGCAGCAGTTAAGAACGTTCATCAAGCTGCTGATTTATATCAGCAACAAGGAAAAGAAGAAATGTATCAGAAGATGCTGCAATACCTATCTGAATTGAAATTATAGGTATAAAGGATAAGTTTGAATTAACTGAGGACATACAAAAACGCCCAAGTGCGATCGCACTTGGAGCAATAAATAACGCATCTATAGAATCATTGATTGCGAAGGCACGCGTTATAAGGGCTTTTGCTAATAAGGCGTTGCATATTTGCGGAATGGTTTATCTCACGCAGAGACGCAAAGAGAATAAGGAGTTTAAAATTTCAATACATCACAATTTATCCCCTGATTCAGCAATGCCATTTTTTGGAGTTCCCTAATTAACTGGAGTAATCTTTGCTGAGTATATATGCCATTGACGCTGCTTTGGAGTTGAGCCAGGAACATTATTAACTCGCCGTAAAACATAGCTACCGCGAAATCGCTGCGGCGTTCCATTAGTAGTGACGGCAGTAACAGTAACCGGAATA
The genomic region above belongs to Calothrix sp. NIES-2098 and contains:
- a CDS encoding WD-40 repeat-containing protein — encoded protein: MVNSSEGDINIGSHVQYISEYNLFSDSKSEDIYRRPLKIDSPYLGLKTFEIQDKDKFFGREKWIAEISDRLKQDDVILLLGAASSGKSSLILAGVIPYLVFRHDSLISITFQPNKNPFKSLYDSLNFNSEKQSEIADSSREIREDTLIEIVRFIKQDYQYVLIFIDQFEELFTETQKPERDKFVASLLQLIRQQDSSVKIILTMRSNFLDRFSEYPQLAKLHDRYSCILTRMSDDELKLAIAKPAAKNGVTFEPGLIKQIIHDFHQEDDSLPLLEYALDLLWKSENLQNRVLKIKTYKEIKEQIFGYLNKQTNQLIHPSVGCYDTHLREKEQEIQKLNLALTELKLREQSARVLNLLPVQPLEGLVLAIQTMGENLEKYPNQVLAHVLGSLKEATNTPTEANSLRGHEQEVNCLAFSPDGKFIASGSTDSTICLWNIIGNPTAQFLLGHEQEVNCLAFSPDARFIVSGSIDGILCLWDLQGNLITQPWQGHEEGVISVAFNPNGNCIISIGFDGTVCLWNLQGNAITQPWCGHKEGVISVTFSPNGDGIISVGFDGTVCLWDLEGNAITQPWHRHEAKIICVAFSPDGKFIVSGSSDSTVRLWDIQGNPIGQPWRGHEGRVNSVTFSPDGKFIVSGSCDRTIRLWDIDGNPITQPWRGHEGQVNSLAFSPDGKLIISGGDKTVRLWELDQILQERVIGRSQRKYENWVNSVAFSPDGNWIISASNDSTVRLWDMEGNSVGQPWRGHEKEVNSVAFSPDGKWIVSASNDSTVRLWDMEGNSIGQPWRGHEKEVNSVAFSPDGNWIISASNDSTVRLWDMEGNSIGQPWRGHEKEVNSVAFSPNGKWIVSASNDSTVRLWDMEGNSIGQPWRGHEKEVNCVAFSPDGKLIVSASNDSTVRLWDMEGNSIGQPWRGHEKEVNSVAFSPDGKWIVSASNDSTVRLWDMEGNSIGQPWYGHEYWVNSVAFSVDGKLIASGSLDGTVRLWRCGWQEWLQVCCNRLRYHPVFYNPESGSDVEIAYQTCQKYVWNPQCSKQLNNQGAAKLKEKAYSAALKDFNQAIQLNSEYTAAYYNRGLTYTYLKIYQAAIEDFDKVVAAVPAYADAYYTKGICYAQLGKNQAAVKNVHQAADLYQQQGKEEMYQKMLQYLSELKL